The nucleotide sequence TTTCTCCGCACCCGGATACGCCTGCCACACGCTCGCCGTCCACTCCCACACATTGCCGGCCATGTCGAGCGCGCCGCATGGGGCCGCGCCAGCCGGGTAGCAGCCGATCGGCACTGTGTATTGGGCACCACGTGTCTCCCGGTCTTCCGCCGTCGCCGCATGATCCGCGATCCACTCTGGCCCCCATGGGTAACGCCGGCTATCCCCGCCACGCGCTGCCGACTCCCACTCATGCTCGCTCGGCAGGCGTACCTCAACATCAAGCCACTGGCACAGCCAGGCGCAGAAGTCGTTGCACATATCCCAGCTCACGCCAACCACCGGCTGATTGGGTATATTCAGGTTTGTGTCGTTGGCAGCGTACGAAGCCTTTCCACCACCATCACCCACCCACAACTGCCACTGGTCGTTGGTGACCGGGTAGCGCGCGATCCAGAACGGCGCATCGAAGGTGACCTGGTGCTGCGGCTTTTCATCAGCCTTGGCATCGGGATCGTCATCAGCGCTACCAATTGTGTAGGTGCCTGCCTCAACCCGACAGAAGTAGCCGCTGATATCACCGCGTTCTATCTTTGCTAGCTCGCGTCGCCACTCGTCGAGCGTCACTGGCACGCGCGGGTCGCCCAGCGCGCCCAGCAGGAAGCCCGCACGCACCCGCTCGGCCACCGGCAGCGGCTGGGCCTGGTCGGCCAACAGCGCCACTAGGCCGGCGCGCAGCTCGCGCTGGAGACGCTCGACCTTGATCGCCGGGCGCGTGCGCAGCACATCCCAATCGCGGTCAGCACCGATCTCCGCCGCCAGGATCAGGTCGCGATACCAGCGCGCATCCGGCTTGCGCACATTTGCCTCCTCGCGGTCGATCAGGTCAGCAAGCAGCGCGTTGAGATCGCCGGGGCGCAGCAGCCCGGCCCCCAACATAATCGGCTCGCGCCAGCGGTCGTCGGCGCGGTGCTGGAGCAGCAGCCCGGCCGGGTCGTCGCTCTGCACCGCCAGGTAGCGCCCGGCCCCATGCTCCTGCAAGGTCAGGTGCGCAAACACATAGGTGTCGCGGCCATCGGCCGCCAGCAGCCCGCTGCGCTGTTCGAAGTAGTCGAGGCAGCGCAGCGCTGCCTCGCCGGGCGATGGCACTCGCGCAGCCTTGAAGAAGTCGATCAGCGCGATCGTCAGCGCGCCGCGCCCGATCCGCCCGCGCCCATCCGCCGAACTGGCGTCGCGATGCGCCTCGTAGCACAGCCGGTCGAGCAGTGGCAGGAAATCGCGGCTCTCCCAGCCCGGCATGCCCACCGCCTCGGCCAGGCTCTCGCCGCCGTGGGCCTTAACTTTATCCCACTGGCCCAGCAGCAGATCGAGCACGCGCTCATAGAGCAGCGGGCGGTCGCGCGGCAGCTCACCCTGGTTGAACAGCACGAGTGCCATCAGCGTCAGCAGCAGCGGATTTTCGGCCATGGTGCGCAGCCGGCTGCGCTGCGGGTCGGTAATCGCCTCGATCAGCTTCTGCCCGACCGCGCTGGCCTGGTCGCCATTCAACTGGCCATGCGCCACCAGCTCGCCATACCAGGCTGGCACAAAGTGGCGGATCTGACCGAGCGTGAAGGGTGCGATCGTCTCAACGGGCCAGCCCAGCTCGGCGCGCAACGCCTCGTCGAATGCGCGCGTGCGGCAGGTCAGGGCGATGCGCGCCCTCGGATAGAGCTGGGCAAACTCGCGCACCACCCGCAGCACCGTTCGCCGATCGGTGTGACGGCCAGGTGCTGCTTCGATTGGCACCTCATCCAGGCCATCGAGCAGCAGCAACGCGCCGTCGCTATGTAGCACCTGCTCGACCAGCGCCTCGGCCTCGCGCACATTGTACGATTTAATCAGCTCTGTGCTCAACGCAGCGACCACGCTACTCGGCTGCGCGCCGTATGTGGCGATGTGATTCGCCAACGTGCGCAGCGGCAGCAGCAGCGGCAATGCGTGCGCATCGTCGGGCCAGCCAAGCAGTGCCGGCGCGCCGACTTGATCAAGCCCGCGTTGCCCCAGCGCCCAGGCCATGTGGCGCAGAAAGGTCGACTTGCCGCTGCCAGGGTCGCCGAGTAAAACCAACGTCTGGTGATTGTGGACGCTTTCAGTGACCAGTTGGGCGCGAGCCAATTGTTCACCAATTACAGCATACGACGGAGATGATTGTCGGATCACTTCGATGTGCAACAATGCCTGCGGCGGAAGCGCAGTATCGGGATGGTATTCCGGTTTGAAGGACTTGCTCATATCGCCATCGACAAAATACTGCCGATGCTCTTCGTATTCTCCTATAAAGATCGTTTGCAGCGATGTCGTCGCCAGCATCACATACACCTGTGGCAGCGCCATGCCCTCGCCCTGATCGAGCCGCTGCTCGATGCCGCGCAGCGGTAGGCGGTAGAGCTTGTTCGCCAGCGCGTCGAGGTACCATACGAGCCGCCGCCGCTCGTCCTCCTGCGGCGTGCGGCCATAAACGATGGTGCCCAGGTTTATACCGACGGCCACACCCTCGATGCGCCCCTGGTTATCGACCTGGCCGCGCGTCTGGCTACCCACCGCCACATCGCCGACTAAGCTGATCGTATTCCCTACCCCAATGTTCACCCCGCCGCCCTGCTGCTGGGTGATCGTCGCGTCGGCGAACGGCCCGCCGGGTGCAAGCCGGCGTAGCTCGTCGCGCAGTTGGGCCAGCACCTCAGCTTGTCCGGCCTGCTGCAAGGCCTGCTCCGCCAGCTGGAACACCTCGGTCTGCTGCGCAATCGCCTGGTATGCCGGCGCCTGCTCGGGGCGCTGCGCCTCCGCTGCGGCCACCGCGATCGGAGCCTCGTCGTACGCGCGCTGGGCCAGGTTGGCCAGCAGGTTCGCGCCCAGCCCGCCCAGCACCCCAATCACCGCCCCGATCGTCCCAGCTGGGTCGGCGGCGTAGGCGGCGACCACCGGCAGGATCGTGCTGCCGAGCAGGAAGCCATAGACCGTCTCGACGCCGGCGAGGCCGAGCGCGCCGCGCGGGTCGCGCGCGAAGTCGCCGACGCTCCGGCGCACCTCGGCGCGCCAGGCTTCCAGATCGAAGGCCATAGCCCCCTCCTCTACAGCCCCAGCAAGCTCACCACATTATCCCGAAACAGCGACCCCTCGCGGATGTAGATCTCGAGCATCCGATCGGTCTTATGCCCGGTCTGCCTGCGGATAGTATAGGTCGGAGCGCCCGCGCCGGCTGCGGCGGTGGCCAGCCCCGCGCGCAGCGAATGCCCGCTGTACAGGTCGGAGTCAAACCCCGCTGCCGCCACACTGCGCTTGACGATCACCGCGATATCGGAGCCGTTCAGCCGCTTGCTGCGCACTGTGCCGTGCCGGTCGATCGGCCGAAACAGCGGCCCCTCCTTGATACCGGCTGCCTTGAGCCAGGCCTGTGCCGCGCGCACCGGGCAGGTGGGGGCGTTCGCGCCCAGCGGGATGCCCTTTAGGATGCCCTCGCCCTCCTGGTCGGTCTTCGATCGGCGCAGCGTCAGGATCAGACCCTCGGGCACAACCTGCAGGTCGCTCACGTCGAGCCCGACGAGCTCGGAGCGCCTGAGCGCTCCGCAGAAGCCGATCAGCAGCAGCGCCCGGTCGCGCATGCCGAGCAGCGTCTCCGGCAGCGCGGCCAGCGCCTGGCGCAGCACCGTCACGCCGATCGGCGCAACGCGGCGCTGGGCAGCGCGGCGCTTGCGGCGGATGCCCTTGAGCACCGTGCGCACCCACTCGTCTTTACTAGGCGAAGGGTGGCCGGCCAGCTCGTGGGCGCGCGCGATCGCCACCAGGCGGCGCTCGAGTGTGGCCACGGCTAACGGCGGGTGGTCGGCGTCGCCATCCGCGCAGGCGGCCAGGTAGTTGGCAACAGTGGCGGGCTG is from Candidatus Kouleothrix ribensis and encodes:
- a CDS encoding SUMF1/EgtB/PvdO family nonheme iron enzyme, whose protein sequence is MAFDLEAWRAEVRRSVGDFARDPRGALGLAGVETVYGFLLGSTILPVVAAYAADPAGTIGAVIGVLGGLGANLLANLAQRAYDEAPIAVAAAEAQRPEQAPAYQAIAQQTEVFQLAEQALQQAGQAEVLAQLRDELRRLAPGGPFADATITQQQGGGVNIGVGNTISLVGDVAVGSQTRGQVDNQGRIEGVAVGINLGTIVYGRTPQEDERRRLVWYLDALANKLYRLPLRGIEQRLDQGEGMALPQVYVMLATTSLQTIFIGEYEEHRQYFVDGDMSKSFKPEYHPDTALPPQALLHIEVIRQSSPSYAVIGEQLARAQLVTESVHNHQTLVLLGDPGSGKSTFLRHMAWALGQRGLDQVGAPALLGWPDDAHALPLLLPLRTLANHIATYGAQPSSVVAALSTELIKSYNVREAEALVEQVLHSDGALLLLDGLDEVPIEAAPGRHTDRRTVLRVVREFAQLYPRARIALTCRTRAFDEALRAELGWPVETIAPFTLGQIRHFVPAWYGELVAHGQLNGDQASAVGQKLIEAITDPQRSRLRTMAENPLLLTLMALVLFNQGELPRDRPLLYERVLDLLLGQWDKVKAHGGESLAEAVGMPGWESRDFLPLLDRLCYEAHRDASSADGRGRIGRGALTIALIDFFKAARVPSPGEAALRCLDYFEQRSGLLAADGRDTYVFAHLTLQEHGAGRYLAVQSDDPAGLLLQHRADDRWREPIMLGAGLLRPGDLNALLADLIDREEANVRKPDARWYRDLILAAEIGADRDWDVLRTRPAIKVERLQRELRAGLVALLADQAQPLPVAERVRAGFLLGALGDPRVPVTLDEWRRELAKIERGDISGYFCRVEAGTYTIGSADDDPDAKADEKPQHQVTFDAPFWIARYPVTNDQWQLWVGDGGGKASYAANDTNLNIPNQPVVGVSWDMCNDFCAWLCQWLDVEVRLPSEHEWESAARGGDSRRYPWGPEWIADHAATAEDRETRGAQYTVPIGCYPAGAAPCGALDMAGNVWEWTASVWQAYPGAEKAFTEKDWQVLRGGGWNSTRDRVRCGARSWDYPSGGYDGYGFRLVVAPRSH
- a CDS encoding tyrosine-type recombinase/integrase gives rise to the protein MTELQRIEPPAPDAGALAPYQHPSMPSQHYAASASAPNTRRAYRADWTAFTAWCEQQGCAHLPAQPATVANYLAACADGDADHPPLAVATLERRLVAIARAHELAGHPSPSKDEWVRTVLKGIRRKRRAAQRRVAPIGVTVLRQALAALPETLLGMRDRALLLIGFCGALRRSELVGLDVSDLQVVPEGLILTLRRSKTDQEGEGILKGIPLGANAPTCPVRAAQAWLKAAGIKEGPLFRPIDRHGTVRSKRLNGSDIAVIVKRSVAAAGFDSDLYSGHSLRAGLATAAAGAGAPTYTIRRQTGHKTDRMLEIYIREGSLFRDNVVSLLGL